One Candidatus Methylomirabilota bacterium genomic window, GGGAACTCGGCGCGCACGCAGGCCGGGAGCGACCCCGGGTCAGGCAGCGCCTCGGGCGGGACGATGGGGTCGTCGAGGGCGTTCAGGAGGAGCGTCGGGCGCCGGATCCCGCCGAGGTACGGGCCGCTCGACGCGCGCACCCAGTAGTCGCGCTCGTCGGCGAAGCCGTGGAGGCGCGCGGTGACGGCGCGGTCGTACTCCGCGAACGTGGTCGCCCGCAGCGCGAGCGGGAGGTCCACGAGCGCGGCGAACTCGGGCGAGCGGCGCGCCTTCCCGCGGACCTTCGCGCGCATCGAGGCGAGGAAGTTCGCCGTGTAGACGCGCCGCCGGAGCCCCCGGTCGAGCACGCGCGCGCACGGCCCGAGGTCGTACGGGACGGAGATCGCGACGGCGCCGGCGAGGCCGCGGGGCGCGCCCGCGCCGCGCTCGCCGAGCCACTTCAGGAGAACGTTGCCGCCGAGCGAGATGCCGACCGCCAGAAGGCGCGTCGCGGGCTCGCGGGCCAGCACGAGTGCCAACACGTCCTCGAGGTCGTCGGTGTGGCCCGAGTGGTAGAACTGCGGCCGCCGGTTCAGCTCGCCGCTGCAGGAGCGGAAGTTCAGGGTGACCGCGCGCCAGCGCCGCGCCTGCGCCAGCCTCATGAGGCTCAGGGCGTAGTGCGAGCGCGAGGAGCCCTCGAGCCCGTGTAGGACGAGCAGCAGCGGCGCGCCGGGCCGGCCGTCGCCGTCGGCCCAGTCGAGGTCCACGAAGTCGCCGTCGCGCGTGGTCACGCGCTCCCGCCGCACGCGGAGACGCCCGCGTGGGCGGAAGAGCGGACCCCAGACGGTCTGCACGTGCGCGTTCCGGCACCACCACGGGGGCCGGAACGCGGCCGCAGCTACTCCTGCCCCTGCAGCAGGAGCTTCACGACCTCCGGCGCGATCTCGCGCGCCCGCTGATCCAGCTGCGCCTCCGTGAGATTCGCGATCGGGTGCGGCATCGCGAGGAACCTGTACGTCGGCACGCCCCATTGCTCCGCCATCGCCCTTCCCGTCACCTCGAAGACGTCCGTCACGATCGAGGCCGAGGGCACGCTCGCCTTCTCCAGCAGGATTCCGTCGAGCACACTGCCCGACGAGCAGGAGCCTCAGTCGCCGACGCCCGCGACGACGACGTCGCAGGTCTTCCGCACCTCCTGGATGATCTCGTCGTGCGCGGGGACGGACGAGTTGTGCTTGCGGAAGAGCTTCCACTCGGCGACCCCGTACTCGCGCTTCAGGATGTCGCCGATCCGCACCAGGAGCTTGTCGGAGTTGAACTTGGTGTTCTCGATCAGGGCGACGCGCTTGCCCTCGAGCGAGCGCGGCCGGTCCACGTAGGCGATGGGACTGGCCTTGGTCTCGACCTTCGGATCGAGTAGCTCGATCATCGCTTGACCTCCTTGGTCACCGCCTGAGAGTTCCTGGCGCTGCCCCAGCCGGGGATGTAGGCCGAGAACGCGCCGGCGCGGCCGCCCGCGGCGACGACGAAGATGTCGTCGGGCGACGCGACGAGCGGGCGCAGCTTCGTCTCGTCGCCGGGCTGGATCGGCCCCGCCATGCGCTGCGTGCGCCTGAGGTGCGCGTGGGAGTTCTGCGTGTTGTCCCAGACGAACTGGCGGATGCGCTTCTTGTCCCAACCGTCGCCGGCGATCGTCCGCATGTGCTCGCCGGCGAGGACGAGCACGTAGGTCGCCTGGCCCATCACGGTGCCCGAGATCCTCATGTCGTCGGCGAGCGTGGTCAGCACGCCCTCGGCGGTGTTGGAGAGCTGGTTGTAGAACTGGTGGGGCGCGTCCGCCGCGATCACCGTGACCGT contains:
- a CDS encoding alpha/beta fold hydrolase, which produces MQTVWGPLFRPRGRLRVRRERVTTRDGDFVDLDWADGDGRPGAPLLLVLHGLEGSSRSHYALSLMRLAQARRWRAVTLNFRSCSGELNRRPQFYHSGHTDDLEDVLALVLAREPATRLLAVGISLGGNVLLKWLGERGAGAPRGLAGAVAISVPYDLGPCARVLDRGLRRRVYTANFLASMRAKVRGKARRSPEFAALVDLPLALRATTFAEYDRAVTARLHGFADERDYWVRASSGPYLGGIRRPTLLLNALDDPIVPPEALPDPGSLPACVRAEFPRRGGHAGFIEGRWPWRVGSWAERRAVEFLAGVLAEPPGIC